Proteins co-encoded in one Rhipicephalus sanguineus isolate Rsan-2018 unplaced genomic scaffold, BIME_Rsan_1.4 Seq1173, whole genome shotgun sequence genomic window:
- the LOC119376318 gene encoding uncharacterized protein LOC119376318: MEQTDGTSSRDQNLPEQRGEPSCSAIAVRLPQYWDQHPSAWFLQAESQFQVAGIRSQATKFHYAVAALSPTAIDEVADLLSNPLSANAYDDLKTTLLQRTAVSQRARIQQLLSAEELGDRHPSQLLRRMKQLLGDNARSVDDALLRELFLQRLPANVQMVLATASTMDLTGLAALADKVMEVATPAIAATTPSTGESTTTLRTLPSFSIAQLPLDALCERLERIVSAAEQRRASPHRSRHRSSSKPRRTPTSRDASPTPGICYYHRRFGNDARHCRRPCEWQGNRPADL; this comes from the coding sequence ATGGAACAGACTGACGGTACAAGTTCTCGAGACCAGAACCTTCCCGAGCAACGCGGTGAGCCTTCCTGCTCAGCCATCGCTGTCCGCCTTCCTCAGTACTGGGACCAGCATCCTTCGGCGTGGTTTCTTCAGGCGGAATCACAATTTCAAGTTGCTGGTATCCGCTCCCAAGCTACGAAGTTCCACTACGCTGTTGCGGCACTCTCGCCCACCGCCATTGACGAAGTAGCAGATCTGTTGAGCAACCCGCTGTCTGCGAACGCCTACGACGATCTCAAGACGACCCTGCTACAGCGCACGGCAGTTTCACAGCGTGCTCGCATACAGCAGCTTCTGTCCGCTGAAGAACTCGGTGACCGACACCCTAGCCAACTTCTTCGCCGAATGAAGCAGCTGCTCGGAGACAACGCGAGATCCGTCGACGACGCGCTGTTACGCGAGCTGTTTTTACAACGACTGCCGGCTAACGTGCAGATGGTTCTGGCAACAGCTTCTACCATGGACCTCACCGGACTTGCCGCGTTGGCCGACAAGGTGATGGAAGTAGCCACGCCAGCCATCGCAGCCACGACACCGTCGACTGGTGAGAGTACCACCACGCTGCGAACTCTGCCGTCTTTTTCGATAGCCCAGTTGCCGCTCGACGCCCTGTGTGAGCGTCTCGAACGCATCGTCTCTGCAGCAGAACAACGCCGCGCGTCACCTCACCGTTCACGCCACCGAAGTTCCAGCAAGCCGAGACGCACACCCACTAGCCGTGACGCGTCACCAACGCCTGGCATCTGCTACTACCATCGCCGTTTTGGAAACGACGCTCGTCACTGCCGCCGTCCTTGTGAGTGGCAGGGAAACAGGCCGGCCGACCTCTGA